The sequence below is a genomic window from Phoenix dactylifera cultivar Barhee BC4 chromosome 8, palm_55x_up_171113_PBpolish2nd_filt_p, whole genome shotgun sequence.
ATGATATTCAGATCCCATAATTTTTGAAGATTGATCTGAGCTGATATATCAAGATTGTGCTGCAATATGTGGCAAATATAATATCCAATATCGTGCATATTATAATAGGTGAGATTGTGCATGATTTGATAACTGTAATAGATGGATGAGGAGATTATATCTAGAAACCAACACCCACACAGAGAGAATCCCACCCATCCCAATACGAGTTATATATGCATACAAAGACATCGAATTTTGATTAGGATACATATTTTGGACATATTATTTATCGCAGTATATTGCACTTGTTTGATTCTCAATCACATCAACATTGGTATCCAAGCAGAGATATGGCAATTCTAATTCTCGCGAACACTATTTCAAGAAAGGATGAACTATAATTTAAGggggagaaggaaaaaagatATACCAATACAGAAGAACGGTAGTTATTATTTGGTTACGAACAGATCAGTACATGAACAAGGAGGAGCAACGACCAAGCGAATGGCAATAAAATTTATCAAgcaattttctttcattttctaccAACTCGGACTGGAGGCACAACATTCCAATTCTCAAATAGTTTCAGTACCGCTAGATGCCTAAATCAAATTAATTTCATCATGAAAGCGTGACAAGTGCTCCTTCGCAGCACAACGGGTCATCAAACGCGCACTTTGCTTGTCTGCAGGTGGCTTGAGCATGAAGCATAAAGGCACAAACTCGCTGTCACTCAGTGGGACAACATGAAGgggtcgtccccatgcaaagtCGAGCTCAAAGAAGCCCACTCTAGTCCAATCGGTCACCCACAGGGACCCGTATCTTAATGGCACTCTAAATGGGTCTGCCTCGGGGTCTCCCATCAGCCATTTTGAGAACCTCGTCGGCAGCTCTTCTTTAGCCTCTTGGATTAAACTCACAATCTCGCCAAGGGATGAATTCATGATCTTCCCCCTGGTTGCTGTTGCCGTCGCACGGTACATACAGTTGCCATAATATCCTCCCTCAGGGGGTAAGATTTGGTGCATCAGGTGTCGAACATTTGCTGTAAAAACCAAGCAGACTTCGACATGGGGATCCAAGTTAATTGCTCGAATGAGAGACTGCCAGACCTTGGCCGTCAGGACCTCGAACTTGGTGCATGTCCGAGCTGTCTCTTTCGTGAGTTGGCTCTGCATTTGATGGACGCGGTCGAGCGAGAGATCCATTACGAGAAGCTCCAAAGGCGCCGTGATCAGTAGTTCAGGATCCTTGCACAGCTTGGGCGGGTTAGGGATAGCTTCTCTGCACCAGATCGGCTCGACAGCGGGCCGGGAAAGACCTTTGGCTATCTCGGCCACGGCCTTCAGGAATTGACCAACCCCGATACCATCAAAGAATGCGTGATTGAATCTGATGCCGAGTGCAAATCCACCACAAGTGAATCCGGTAACCTGAATTCGTGTGAACCGGGGATAGCTAGCTTTTGGATAAACAAATGCAAAGAACGGAAGTATAATGATGCCAAGGGAGGTTACCTGCACCAGCAAAATGGCATCCTTCTCTTTTGTTTCAGGGGAAGGGCATGGGAGGAGGGCTTGTTTGGGGATCATTAGAGGGCGTTCGAGGTGGTTGACATCTCCGAGGTTGCAGTTGACGGATGCCTCGACAAACCATACACCGTCTCCGGTGCAGGCAACCTCCGGCTCCCCTTGGTGGGAGTCCACGATCCGGCCTGCGACGGGGTAGTAGGGGACAAGGGCCCTGGACAACGCTTCCCTTATT
It includes:
- the LOC103718650 gene encoding myricetin 3-O-glucosyl 1,2-rhamnoside 6'-O-caffeoyltransferase AT2-like isoform X1, which gives rise to MRFSVTKLAQAMVPPYEATPTGNLPLSSMDRNPRGLRYLYDSIHVFGHGDEPAKVIREALSRALVPYYPVAGRIVDSHQGEPEVACTGDGVWFVEASVNCNLGDVNHLERPLMIPKQALLPCPSPETKEKDAILLVQVTSLGIIILPFFAFVYPKASYPRFTRIQVTGFTCGGFALGIRFNHAFFDGIGVGQFLKAVAEIAKGLSRPAVEPIWCREAIPNPPKLCKDPELLITAPLELLVMDLSLDRVHQMQSQLTKETARTCTKFEVLTAKVWQSLIRAINLDPHVEVCLVFTANVRHLMHQILPPEGGYYGNCMYRATATATRGKIMNSSLGEIVSLIQEAKEELPTRFSKWLMGDPEADPFRVPLRYGSLWVTDWTRVGFFELDFAWGRPLHVVPLSDSEFVPLCFMLKPPADKQSARLMTRCAAKEHLSRFHDEINLI
- the LOC103718650 gene encoding myricetin 3-O-glucosyl 1,2-rhamnoside 6'-O-caffeoyltransferase AT2-like isoform X2, whose translation is MRFSVTKLAQAMVPPYEATPTGNLPLSSMDRNPRGLRYLYDSIHVFGHGDEPAKVIREALSRALVPYYPVAGRIVDSHQGEPEVACTGDGVWFVEASVNCNLGDVNHLERPLMIPKQALLPCPSPETKEKDAILLVQVTGFTCGGFALGIRFNHAFFDGIGVGQFLKAVAEIAKGLSRPAVEPIWCREAIPNPPKLCKDPELLITAPLELLVMDLSLDRVHQMQSQLTKETARTCTKFEVLTAKVWQSLIRAINLDPHVEVCLVFTANVRHLMHQILPPEGGYYGNCMYRATATATRGKIMNSSLGEIVSLIQEAKEELPTRFSKWLMGDPEADPFRVPLRYGSLWVTDWTRVGFFELDFAWGRPLHVVPLSDSEFVPLCFMLKPPADKQSARLMTRCAAKEHLSRFHDEINLI